Proteins encoded by one window of Candidatus Binatia bacterium:
- a CDS encoding cupredoxin domain-containing protein translates to MPKRIGMGIAAAVAAAAILAIAASWRERVPPGPVETVALSMKDYTFNGRNPTLRFAPGQRVRFVVSNDEDTRVLHNFRIAGLGVPCGPPLLPGERREVTVTLPRSGTFAYTCCTHPGMGGKLVIAAR, encoded by the coding sequence ATGCCCAAGCGTATCGGGATGGGAATCGCGGCGGCGGTGGCGGCCGCCGCGATCCTCGCCATCGCCGCCTCCTGGCGGGAACGGGTTCCGCCGGGCCCGGTCGAGACCGTCGCCCTCAGCATGAAGGACTACACGTTCAACGGCCGGAACCCCACGCTGCGCTTTGCGCCGGGGCAGCGCGTCCGCTTCGTCGTGAGCAACGACGAGGACACGCGCGTGCTCCACAACTTCCGGATCGCCGGCCTGGGCGTGCCCTGCGGCCCGCCCCTCCTGCCGGGCGAGCGCCGCGAGGTCACCGTGACGCTGCCCCGCTCCGGCACCTTCGCCTACACCTGCTGCACGCACCCCGGGATGGGGGGCAAGCTCGTGATCGCGGCGCGCTGA
- a CDS encoding DUF1579 family protein yields the protein MNRIFAILAAALVLGASARAYAADPPAQSSPEKAKTAAKAQPARAAVVSKKSQQMGKPPAELQKLAVLLGSWNGETHAFAGADAKSPSKSTYKWTFNGMHLEGDHQYTMNGKPFYGRSVWGYDPDRNQYQCVWTDEISSAASVFLGSFTDDKTLFLSSTSVVDGKAITEIMTFKFDEPGKYSLVMTSDASGDPKPIMQEAAVKSGGPVEKASEKKEVSDKSNG from the coding sequence ATGAACCGCATCTTTGCCATCCTCGCTGCAGCCCTCGTGCTGGGCGCTTCCGCCCGCGCATACGCCGCCGACCCGCCGGCCCAGTCGTCGCCGGAAAAGGCCAAGACCGCCGCCAAGGCGCAGCCCGCGCGCGCCGCGGTGGTCTCGAAGAAAAGTCAGCAGATGGGGAAGCCGCCGGCCGAGCTGCAGAAGCTGGCGGTGCTGCTCGGGTCGTGGAACGGCGAGACGCACGCGTTCGCCGGAGCCGACGCCAAGAGTCCCAGCAAGTCCACGTACAAGTGGACCTTCAACGGCATGCACCTCGAAGGCGACCACCAGTACACGATGAACGGAAAGCCCTTCTACGGGCGGAGCGTCTGGGGCTACGACCCCGACCGGAATCAGTATCAGTGCGTCTGGACCGACGAGATCTCCTCGGCCGCGTCGGTGTTCCTCGGCTCCTTCACGGACGACAAGACGCTCTTCCTCTCCTCGACCTCGGTCGTGGACGGGAAGGCGATCACCGAGATCATGACCTTCAAGTTCGACGAGCCCGGGAAGTACAGCCTCGTCATGACGAGCGACGCCTCGGGCGACCCCAAGCCGATCATGCAGGAGGCGGCCGTGAAGAGCGGCGGGCCGGTGGAGAAGGCCTCGGAGAAGAAGGAAGTCTCGGACAAGAGCAACGGCTGA
- a CDS encoding RNA polymerase sigma factor: MVPARPDRSSLSDGELVRRIRDGEADAYAELVRRTRRGGYRLARRITRNHEDADDVLQESYVKAYRALDRFADDRPFGPWFLTIVARTALTWIRDAKRRAAEPLDEPGADGSAPLADRVADPTQDAPALERRVQVERAYAKLSEDHRTILALRVDADLSYAAIAEALAVPVGTVMSRLARAREALIEALHELREAEPR; the protein is encoded by the coding sequence ATGGTACCGGCCCGACCCGACCGCTCCTCGCTGAGCGACGGCGAGCTCGTTCGCCGGATTCGCGACGGCGAGGCGGATGCCTATGCCGAGCTGGTCCGCCGTACGCGGCGGGGCGGCTATCGCCTGGCGCGACGGATCACCCGCAATCATGAAGACGCCGACGACGTGCTCCAGGAGAGCTACGTCAAAGCCTACCGCGCCCTCGACCGCTTCGCGGACGACCGCCCCTTCGGCCCCTGGTTCCTCACCATCGTGGCACGCACCGCGCTCACCTGGATCCGGGATGCCAAGCGGCGCGCGGCGGAGCCGCTGGACGAGCCCGGCGCGGACGGATCGGCCCCGCTCGCCGATCGCGTGGCGGATCCCACGCAGGACGCCCCGGCGCTGGAGCGCCGGGTGCAGGTGGAACGGGCCTACGCGAAGCTGTCCGAGGACCACCGCACCATCCTGGCGCTGCGCGTGGATGCCGACCTCTCGTACGCGGCGATCGCGGAGGCGCTGGCCGTGCCCGTCGGTACCGTCATGTCGCGCCTGGCGCGCGCGCGGGAGGCCCTGATCGAAGCGCTGCACGAATTGAGGGAAGCGGAGCCCCGATGA
- a CDS encoding zf-HC2 domain-containing protein, translating into MSPTLPDPHHPTSEELFAYRDGELTADRRTLIEAHVLACAQCSERLEEMSAAEAELRLRPDRADEAYFERMTESVMGKIGSGRGVDVVATTRESAASAPGAPEPRARRGDYVDVPRVDRRRPDSSSEDLEPRRRLHLPWIGIGGGAVAAVAVVVVAVALFQRQNEWVRAPRPETVGAPRSETRADSAQAKNGVASGGLAQNEAAPPPARDRASASREAKSAKKSAVAPSPVETQPSRRAADATLGKVEAEKDQAARFRDAQPAPSAAMAPEAVANRKLAMQNAAPGAAAGAPPPGDAYANVLRAYRLPPVWNPGVPGEAVARAETDLRFLYQMGRAGADSARIRLYLAEAERARLTDPSNTGAVESISHHYRRAISLAGGDATLAATARRRLAEFEQEMTRARGTQP; encoded by the coding sequence ATGAGCCCAACCCTGCCCGACCCGCACCACCCCACGTCGGAGGAGCTGTTCGCGTATCGCGACGGGGAGCTGACGGCCGACCGCCGCACGCTGATCGAAGCCCATGTGCTGGCCTGCGCCCAGTGCAGCGAGCGGCTCGAGGAGATGTCCGCCGCCGAAGCCGAGCTGCGTCTCCGACCCGACCGAGCGGACGAGGCGTACTTCGAGCGGATGACGGAGTCCGTGATGGGGAAAATCGGATCCGGCCGGGGCGTGGACGTGGTCGCGACCACCCGCGAGAGCGCGGCCTCGGCGCCCGGCGCGCCCGAACCGCGCGCCCGGCGCGGGGACTACGTCGACGTTCCCAGGGTGGATCGGCGGCGGCCCGATTCCTCGAGCGAGGACCTGGAGCCCCGGCGCCGCCTGCACCTGCCGTGGATCGGAATCGGCGGCGGCGCGGTCGCGGCGGTCGCGGTGGTGGTCGTGGCCGTCGCGCTCTTCCAGCGGCAGAACGAATGGGTGCGGGCGCCGCGTCCCGAGACGGTGGGCGCGCCGCGAAGCGAGACGCGCGCGGACTCAGCGCAGGCGAAGAATGGCGTGGCCTCTGGCGGTCTCGCCCAGAACGAGGCCGCCCCTCCTCCGGCGCGAGACCGCGCGTCCGCGTCTCGGGAAGCGAAGTCCGCCAAGAAGTCCGCGGTCGCGCCTTCTCCGGTCGAGACGCAGCCGTCGCGCCGCGCGGCGGACGCCACGCTCGGGAAGGTCGAAGCGGAGAAGGATCAGGCCGCTCGCTTCCGCGACGCGCAACCGGCGCCATCGGCGGCGATGGCCCCCGAGGCCGTTGCGAACCGGAAGCTCGCCATGCAGAACGCGGCACCGGGCGCCGCAGCGGGCGCCCCGCCTCCCGGCGACGCGTACGCGAACGTGCTGCGCGCCTACCGGCTGCCGCCGGTATGGAACCCCGGCGTCCCCGGCGAGGCCGTGGCGCGGGCGGAAACCGATCTGCGCTTCCTCTATCAAATGGGACGCGCGGGCGCCGACTCCGCGCGGATCCGGCTCTACCTGGCCGAGGCCGAGCGGGCGCGGCTCACCGACCCGTCCAACACCGGCGCGGTGGAGAGCATCTCGCATCATTACCGCCGCGCCATCTCGCTCGCGGGAGGCGACGCGACGCTCGCCGCGACGGCGCGCCGGAGGCTGGCGGAGTTCGAGCAGGAGATGACGCGGGCCCGCGGAACGCAGCCCTAG
- a CDS encoding ABC transporter permease — MREILRNLSLRSLRVLQRDADVYFTVWKTEFLPPLLEPIIYVFGFGLGLGQLVHDVSYQGRTLSYLAFMAPGVLAVAIMFWAFFETTFSSYVRMYYQKTFDAILATPLLVEDVILGELLWGTVKSMIASTIMLGVLSALGLVHWPTGLWVVPIAAAGGLLFSGFGLIMTSAVKTISQFNVPMFAFVLPMFTFAGTFFPLDILPKWALAVAWCLPLTHITILVRSAVLGTGHPMLPVSAAYVVVVALALGAWSLVRMKKRLIQ, encoded by the coding sequence ATGCGCGAGATCTTGCGAAACCTGTCGCTCCGTTCGCTGCGGGTGCTGCAGCGCGACGCCGACGTCTACTTCACGGTCTGGAAGACCGAGTTTCTGCCGCCCCTGCTGGAGCCGATCATCTACGTGTTCGGATTCGGTCTCGGACTGGGCCAGCTGGTGCACGACGTGAGCTACCAGGGGCGCACCCTCTCCTACCTGGCCTTCATGGCCCCGGGCGTGCTGGCCGTGGCGATCATGTTCTGGGCCTTCTTCGAGACCACCTTCTCGTCGTACGTCCGGATGTACTACCAGAAGACGTTCGACGCCATCCTCGCGACACCTCTCCTGGTCGAGGACGTGATCCTGGGCGAGCTCCTCTGGGGCACGGTGAAGTCGATGATCGCGAGCACCATCATGCTCGGCGTGCTCTCGGCGCTGGGTCTGGTGCACTGGCCCACGGGGCTGTGGGTCGTCCCCATCGCGGCCGCGGGCGGGCTGCTCTTTTCGGGCTTCGGGCTGATCATGACGTCCGCCGTGAAGACGATCTCCCAGTTCAACGTGCCGATGTTCGCCTTCGTCCTTCCGATGTTCACCTTCGCGGGGACCTTCTTCCCGCTCGACATCCTTCCGAAGTGGGCGCTCGCCGTCGCGTGGTGCCTGCCGCTGACGCACATCACGATCCTGGTGCGCTCGGCCGTGCTGGGGACCGGCCATCCGATGCTTCCGGTGAGCGCGGCGTACGTCGTGGTCGTGGCGCTGGCGCTGGGAGCGTGGTCCTTGGTGCGGATGAAGAAGCGGCTGATCCAGTAG
- a CDS encoding ABC transporter ATP-binding protein, translating into MNDAPSRSASPAAALSGEPAIVASDLVKQYDEVQAVRGVSFEVAPGEVVGFLGPNGAGKTTTVRMISCFLPPTSGTASVFGVDVRERPRDVKRMLGICPQEDNLDPDFDVLKNLLVYGRYFGIPGAEVKRRALPLLEMMALQDKAKSPVASLSGGMKRRLILARALLNEPRVLVLDEPTTGLDPQARHAIWTRVRALRATGVTVLLTTHYMEEAAQLCDRVIIIDEGKILLEGTPEALVQREVGRSVIEIWNHGPDVIEAMRRVPGRLEEVGDRLYLYPEDEDQAVRLLDARFPGQDRLLRRATLEDVFLRRTGRALRD; encoded by the coding sequence ATGAACGACGCACCCTCCCGATCCGCCTCGCCGGCGGCCGCCCTGTCCGGTGAGCCCGCCATCGTCGCGAGCGATCTCGTGAAGCAGTACGACGAAGTCCAGGCCGTGCGCGGCGTCTCCTTCGAGGTCGCTCCCGGCGAGGTCGTGGGATTTCTTGGTCCCAACGGGGCGGGCAAGACGACGACGGTGCGGATGATCTCCTGCTTCCTTCCACCGACCTCGGGAACCGCAAGCGTCTTCGGCGTGGACGTTCGGGAGCGGCCGCGCGACGTGAAGCGGATGCTCGGAATCTGCCCGCAGGAGGACAACCTCGACCCCGATTTCGACGTTCTCAAGAACCTGCTCGTCTACGGGCGCTACTTCGGAATTCCCGGCGCCGAGGTCAAGCGGCGCGCGCTGCCGCTGCTCGAGATGATGGCGCTGCAGGACAAGGCCAAGTCGCCCGTCGCCTCCCTCTCCGGGGGGATGAAGCGGAGGCTGATCCTGGCGCGCGCGCTCCTGAACGAGCCGCGCGTGCTGGTGCTGGACGAGCCCACCACCGGACTCGACCCGCAGGCGCGGCACGCCATCTGGACCCGGGTGCGCGCGCTCCGCGCGACCGGCGTCACCGTGCTCCTGACGACGCACTACATGGAAGAGGCGGCGCAGCTCTGCGACCGGGTCATCATCATCGACGAGGGGAAGATCCTGCTGGAAGGCACCCCCGAAGCGCTGGTCCAGCGCGAGGTCGGGCGGAGCGTGATCGAGATCTGGAACCACGGCCCCGACGTGATCGAGGCGATGCGGCGGGTTCCCGGCCGCCTCGAAGAGGTCGGCGACCGGCTCTATCTCTATCCCGAGGACGAGGACCAGGCGGTGCGCCTGCTGGATGCGCGCTTCCCCGGCCAGGACCGGCTCCTCCGGCGCGCAACGCTCGAGGACGTGTTCCTGAGGCGCACCGGGCGGGCGCTCCGCGACTGA
- a CDS encoding pyridoxal phosphate-dependent aminotransferase family protein has translation MDIFAKCNEFNEHRMAQRAGFYPYFLPISENHGTEVTIHGKRMIMAGSNNYLGLTKHPKVMAAAEDALMRFGTSNNGSRFLNGTLELHAILEERLARFMKKEAALVYSTGYLTNLGSISALVEKGDVVILDKDAHACIVDGARLSHGQVLRFRHNDLRDLERVLEKVPAKAGKLVVVDGVYSMEGDIAPLPDIVRLVREYNARLLVDDAHGIGVLGTRGAGACEAQNVEDQVDLVMGTFSKSFASLGGFIAGPKEVMDYLRHHARAMIFSASMTPSSVAAALAALDVIESDEGPVLRERLRVIADKMRTGFQSQGLEVGSGKGTPIIPIFIGDRMKCMHWWRKIYDRGVFVNAILVPAVAPGRDLLRTSYMATHQDSQLDTILRVVSEVRQQLGAELAPQAE, from the coding sequence GTGGACATCTTCGCCAAGTGTAACGAGTTCAACGAACACCGGATGGCCCAGCGGGCCGGCTTCTACCCGTACTTCCTCCCGATCTCCGAAAACCACGGCACCGAGGTCACGATCCACGGCAAGCGCATGATCATGGCCGGGTCGAACAACTACCTCGGGCTCACGAAGCACCCCAAGGTCATGGCGGCCGCCGAGGACGCGCTGATGCGCTTTGGGACCTCGAACAACGGCTCCCGCTTCCTGAACGGCACGCTCGAGCTGCACGCGATCCTCGAAGAGCGGCTCGCCCGGTTCATGAAGAAGGAAGCGGCGCTCGTCTATTCGACCGGCTACCTGACGAACCTGGGATCGATCTCCGCGCTCGTCGAGAAGGGCGACGTGGTCATTCTGGACAAGGACGCGCACGCCTGCATCGTGGACGGGGCGCGCCTCTCGCACGGGCAGGTGCTCCGCTTCCGGCACAACGACCTGCGCGACCTGGAGCGCGTGCTCGAGAAGGTGCCGGCCAAGGCGGGAAAGCTCGTCGTCGTGGACGGGGTCTACAGCATGGAGGGGGACATCGCGCCCCTGCCCGACATCGTGCGCCTGGTGCGCGAGTACAACGCGCGGCTCCTGGTGGACGACGCGCACGGCATCGGCGTCCTCGGCACCCGCGGCGCCGGAGCCTGCGAGGCGCAGAACGTCGAGGACCAGGTCGACCTCGTGATGGGCACCTTCAGCAAGTCGTTCGCGTCCCTTGGCGGCTTCATCGCCGGCCCCAAGGAGGTCATGGACTACCTGCGCCACCACGCGCGCGCCATGATCTTCAGCGCCAGCATGACGCCCTCGAGCGTGGCGGCCGCGCTGGCCGCCCTCGACGTGATCGAGAGCGACGAGGGTCCGGTCCTTCGCGAGCGCCTCCGCGTCATCGCGGACAAGATGCGGACCGGCTTCCAGTCCCAGGGCCTCGAAGTCGGCTCGGGCAAGGGCACGCCGATCATCCCCATCTTCATCGGCGATCGCATGAAGTGCATGCACTGGTGGCGGAAGATCTACGACCGGGGCGTGTTCGTGAACGCGATCCTGGTCCCCGCCGTGGCGCCCGGACGCGATCTCCTCCGCACCTCGTACATGGCGACGCACCAGGACTCCCAGCTCGACACCATTCTTCGCGTCGTCTCCGAGGTCCGCCAGCAGCTCGGCGCCGAGCTGGCCCCCCAGGCCGAATAG
- a CDS encoding NRDE family protein, giving the protein MCTLIAGVEILGPRTLVLGANRDESPERAAAPPGILRERPRVVGGRDLVAGGTWLAVGEARAVTALMNRRPTPAAIMLAGALTPAAAPPEGAPAPRSRGLLCLEAAALGGAPDRPDRIDPGTGERHPARLHAALALIARDAYAACTLVGLNLDEPSWAILAEAGRETRIRTLEPGWNVVTHADVNERDEPRTAWLLSRLESLRPRTADEALRELAALLVTHEEIGRAVPGVCLHRDRFPTVSSSLIALGDLGPQRYLHAPGPPCSTPYADLSSLLA; this is encoded by the coding sequence ATGTGCACGCTGATCGCGGGGGTCGAGATTCTCGGCCCCCGCACGCTTGTTCTGGGCGCCAACCGCGACGAGTCGCCGGAGCGCGCCGCAGCGCCTCCGGGCATCCTGCGCGAGCGGCCGCGCGTGGTGGGCGGCCGGGACCTGGTCGCGGGCGGCACGTGGCTCGCGGTGGGCGAGGCGCGCGCGGTGACCGCGCTGATGAACCGGCGGCCGACTCCGGCGGCGATCATGCTCGCGGGCGCGCTGACGCCGGCGGCGGCGCCTCCCGAGGGCGCGCCGGCGCCCCGCTCGCGCGGACTCCTCTGTCTCGAGGCCGCTGCCCTCGGCGGCGCGCCGGACCGGCCCGATCGCATCGACCCGGGCACCGGCGAGCGCCATCCCGCCCGGCTCCACGCCGCGCTCGCGCTGATCGCCCGGGACGCGTACGCCGCCTGCACGCTCGTGGGGCTGAACCTGGACGAGCCCTCGTGGGCCATTCTCGCCGAGGCGGGCCGGGAAACCCGGATCCGGACCCTCGAGCCGGGCTGGAACGTGGTGACGCACGCCGATGTGAACGAGCGGGACGAGCCGCGCACGGCCTGGCTCCTGAGCCGGCTGGAGAGCCTGAGGCCGCGCACCGCGGACGAGGCGCTCCGGGAGCTTGCGGCGCTGCTCGTCACGCACGAAGAGATCGGGCGCGCGGTCCCCGGCGTCTGCCTCCACCGGGACCGCTTCCCCACCGTCTCCAGCTCGCTGATCGCGCTCGGGGACCTGGGCCCGCAGCGCTATCTCCACGCGCCCGGGCCGCCCTGCTCCACGCCCTACGCCGACCTCTCGTCGCTCCTCGCCTGA
- a CDS encoding citrate synthase produces MSERTTSTPAAAASPVPYIPGLDGVPAARSSICWIDGDQGVLEYRGYPIETLAEKSTFEETSYLLLWGKLPNRAELEKFSRDLRSNRDVRFRLIDLLKCLPDTGHPMEALQASIAALGMFYPDRDPMKPEDRYNSAVRLIAKAPTLVAAFHRLSLGKDYIPPREELSHAANFLYMLTGEVPEEDEARVMDICFILHAEHSMNASTFGGRVTASTLADPYTVISSAIGALTGPLHGGANEQVIHMLQQIGDAEKARPYIEDLIHRKQKIMGIGHRIYRVKDPRALVLQRLAGQMISKGGGDPLLAVAQEVEKVTAEHLGAKRIYPNVDFYSGVLYTAMGLPAALFTPMFAIARVSGWLAHWLEQIQDNRIYRPDQIYTGTHAEPYIPMEERV; encoded by the coding sequence ATGTCGGAACGCACCACCTCGACGCCGGCGGCGGCCGCTTCGCCGGTCCCCTACATCCCCGGCCTCGACGGAGTCCCCGCCGCGCGCTCCAGCATCTGCTGGATCGACGGCGACCAGGGCGTGCTCGAATACCGCGGCTACCCGATCGAGACGCTCGCGGAGAAGAGCACGTTCGAGGAGACCTCCTACCTGCTCCTCTGGGGGAAGCTCCCGAACCGCGCCGAGCTGGAGAAGTTCTCGCGCGACCTGCGCTCGAACCGGGACGTGCGCTTCCGGCTGATCGACCTCCTGAAGTGCCTGCCCGACACCGGCCATCCGATGGAGGCGCTCCAGGCCTCGATCGCCGCGCTCGGGATGTTCTATCCCGACCGCGACCCGATGAAGCCGGAGGATCGCTACAACTCCGCCGTGCGGCTGATCGCCAAGGCGCCCACGCTGGTGGCGGCGTTCCACCGCCTGAGCCTCGGCAAGGACTACATTCCGCCCCGCGAGGAGCTGTCGCACGCGGCAAACTTCCTCTACATGCTGACCGGCGAGGTCCCCGAGGAGGACGAGGCGCGGGTCATGGACATCTGCTTCATCCTCCATGCCGAGCACTCGATGAACGCCTCGACCTTCGGGGGCCGCGTGACCGCCTCGACGCTGGCCGATCCCTACACGGTGATCTCCTCGGCGATCGGCGCCCTCACGGGGCCGCTGCACGGCGGCGCGAACGAGCAGGTGATCCACATGCTCCAGCAGATCGGGGACGCCGAGAAGGCGCGCCCCTACATCGAGGACCTGATCCACCGGAAGCAGAAGATCATGGGCATCGGCCACCGGATCTACCGCGTGAAGGATCCGCGGGCGCTCGTGCTGCAGCGGCTGGCCGGGCAGATGATCTCGAAGGGGGGCGGCGATCCGCTGCTCGCGGTGGCGCAGGAGGTCGAGAAGGTGACCGCCGAGCATCTCGGCGCCAAGCGGATCTATCCGAACGTGGACTTCTATTCCGGCGTGCTCTACACGGCGATGGGTCTCCCCGCCGCGCTCTTCACGCCGATGTTCGCCATCGCGCGCGTCTCGGGCTGGCTCGCCCACTGGCTGGAGCAGATCCAGGACAACCGGATCTACCGCCCGGACCAGATCTACACCGGCACCCACGCCGAGCCGTACATTCCGATGGAGGAGCGCGTCTAG
- a CDS encoding GNAT family N-acetyltransferase: protein MEVVPVQTAKDLDRFIRYVYDRYRNEPHWVPPLPSDEKARLTPGKNPYFEHAEAAYFLALEGGRIVGRIAATVDRNHDAFQGERQAAFGFFEAESPAATASLLAAAERWGRAKGAQVLRGPLSFTTNDECGLLIDGFDHRPMLLMPYNVREYAAWIEAAGLTKAKDLYQWRVPVPETPQPVFQRIASMAKKRDRITVRPLDMKKFNEELGRVKTVYNAAWERNWGFVPMTDAEIDHMASQLKPAVVPDLVQFAEVDGAPVGFGLILPDVNVALAKVKGKLFPFGLVKLLWTLPRIKEGRLLALGVLGEYQKRGVGALLVEALMRATRRRGYPLCEVGWTLEDNDSVHQLILGSGGTRSAVYRIYEKRLA, encoded by the coding sequence GTGGAGGTCGTTCCGGTCCAAACCGCGAAGGACCTGGATCGCTTCATCCGCTACGTCTACGACCGCTACCGGAACGAGCCGCACTGGGTCCCGCCGCTTCCCTCGGACGAGAAGGCGCGCCTCACCCCCGGGAAGAATCCCTACTTCGAGCACGCCGAGGCCGCCTATTTCCTGGCGCTCGAGGGCGGGCGCATCGTCGGCCGGATCGCCGCGACCGTGGATCGCAATCACGACGCCTTCCAGGGAGAGCGGCAGGCCGCGTTCGGATTCTTCGAGGCGGAGTCGCCGGCCGCGACGGCGTCGCTCCTGGCCGCCGCCGAGCGGTGGGGGCGCGCGAAGGGCGCTCAGGTGCTCCGCGGCCCCCTCAGCTTCACGACGAACGACGAGTGCGGCCTCCTGATCGACGGCTTCGACCATCGGCCGATGCTCCTCATGCCGTACAACGTCCGCGAGTACGCCGCGTGGATCGAGGCGGCCGGCCTGACCAAGGCCAAGGATCTCTACCAGTGGCGCGTCCCCGTGCCCGAGACGCCCCAGCCCGTGTTCCAGCGGATCGCGTCGATGGCGAAGAAGCGCGACCGGATCACGGTCCGTCCGCTCGACATGAAGAAGTTCAACGAGGAGCTGGGCCGCGTGAAGACCGTCTACAACGCCGCCTGGGAGCGGAACTGGGGCTTCGTTCCGATGACCGACGCCGAGATCGATCACATGGCGAGCCAGCTGAAGCCCGCGGTCGTCCCCGACCTGGTGCAGTTCGCCGAGGTGGACGGCGCGCCGGTCGGGTTCGGGCTGATCCTTCCCGACGTCAACGTCGCGCTGGCCAAGGTGAAGGGGAAGCTCTTCCCCTTCGGCCTCGTCAAGCTGCTCTGGACCCTCCCGCGGATCAAGGAGGGCCGCCTTCTCGCGCTCGGCGTGCTGGGCGAATACCAGAAGCGCGGCGTCGGGGCGCTGCTCGTCGAGGCGCTCATGCGCGCCACGCGGCGCCGCGGCTACCCGTTGTGCGAGGTGGGCTGGACGCTCGAGGACAACGACTCCGTGCACCAGCTGATCCTCGGCTCGGGCGGCACGCGGAGCGCGGTCTACCGGATCTACGAAAAGCGGCTCGCGTGA
- a CDS encoding DUF1028 domain-containing protein, with amino-acid sequence MNRSRSLRAILLAATLLAGVASPARATFSIVARDPETGDLGVAVQSHYFSVGPIVPWAEPGVGAVATQSLVEVAYGPRGLALMKDGAAAKDALKKLLDEDKYREVRQVAMVDAHGDVAVHTGKKCIPFAGDEAGDHFTCEANLMASDRVWPAMAAAYRSAKGDFPERLIQALEAGQRAGGDIRGQQSAAIVIVKGTRSDKPWADRVMDLRVEDSPKPIAELRRLVGLWRAYKKSDEGDAFITEGKVEDALRAYSEAARLAPGNDELLFWQAATLWKLGREKEAAPLFRKVFAKDRRWVTLAPRLVPADLLPDDPASIRRIQALAPPARARAR; translated from the coding sequence GTGAACCGGTCCCGCTCCCTCCGCGCGATCCTCCTCGCCGCGACGCTGCTCGCCGGCGTCGCATCCCCCGCCCGGGCCACCTTTTCGATCGTCGCCCGCGATCCGGAAACCGGGGACCTGGGCGTTGCCGTCCAGTCGCACTACTTCTCCGTGGGACCGATCGTGCCCTGGGCGGAGCCGGGCGTGGGCGCCGTGGCCACGCAGTCGCTGGTCGAGGTGGCGTACGGCCCCCGCGGGCTGGCCCTGATGAAGGACGGCGCCGCGGCCAAGGACGCGCTGAAGAAGCTCCTCGACGAGGACAAGTACCGCGAGGTGCGCCAGGTGGCGATGGTGGACGCCCACGGCGACGTCGCCGTGCACACGGGCAAGAAGTGCATCCCCTTCGCCGGCGACGAGGCCGGCGACCACTTCACCTGCGAGGCCAACCTCATGGCCAGCGACAGGGTCTGGCCGGCCATGGCCGCGGCCTACCGGAGCGCCAAGGGGGATTTCCCTGAGCGGCTGATCCAGGCGCTCGAGGCAGGGCAGCGGGCCGGCGGCGACATCCGAGGTCAGCAGTCGGCCGCCATCGTCATCGTGAAGGGGACCCGTTCGGACAAGCCGTGGGCGGACCGCGTCATGGATCTGCGCGTGGAGGACAGCCCCAAGCCGATCGCCGAGCTGCGCCGGCTGGTGGGCCTCTGGCGCGCCTACAAGAAGAGCGACGAAGGGGACGCGTTCATCACCGAGGGCAAGGTGGAGGACGCGCTCCGCGCCTATTCCGAGGCGGCCCGGCTCGCGCCGGGAAACGACGAGCTCCTCTTCTGGCAGGCGGCCACCCTCTGGAAGCTGGGGCGCGAGAAGGAAGCGGCGCCGCTCTTCCGTAAAGTCTTCGCCAAGGACCGCCGATGGGTGACGCTGGCGCCGCGGCTGGTGCCCGCCGACCTGCTCCCGGACGATCCCGCGTCCATTCGGCGCATCCAAGCTCTTGCGCCCCCGGCGCGGGCCCGGGCGCGATAG